Within the Candidatus Micrarchaeia archaeon genome, the region GTGCGGGGCTTCATGGTGAGCGAAAACATATTTAACCTGTTCAACAGAATAGAATATGTCGGCAGGAGCCAGGAGCAGGCAGGAAGCCTCGTAGCTCCGAAAATCTCCTTTTCCGGCGTTTCCGTAATTTCCTGAGTGATGCTTATGCGCGAATTCAAGACTACAGAGGAAATAGAAGTTCCCGAGAAGCTCATCGGCCAGGTTATAGGGCAGGAAAAGGCAGTGGAGATAATAAAAAAGGCCGCGAGGCAGAAGAGGAACGTGCTCCTCATCGGCTCCCCCGGAACCGGAAAGAGCATGCTCGCCCAGGCGATGGCCGAAATAATGCCCCTGGAAAGCCTTGAGGACGTTTTCGCTTACCCGAACCAGCTCAACGAGAACCAGCCGCTCATACGCCCGTTTCCCACATACCCGGACTGGAATTACCTCTCGAAAAAGCCCGAATTGAAGAGATACTACAACCCGCTGGAGCTCACCGCGATAAAGAAGTACACCGAGGAAGGGAAAACCAGCATGCTCCCGCCCCTCATGAAAGACGGGTTGGGCAGGCGCATGGTCCTTTACCACAAGCCCCAGCAGGAGGAGCCCCAGCCCCAGGTGAGCACCAACCTGCTCCTTTCTGTGGCAGGCGCAGTGCTTCTCGCAATCATCCTTTTTTCCGGGCTTCCGGACAACACGAAATGGCTCATATTCGCTGTCGCCATAGGCCTCGGCTTCCTTTACCTGCTTTCCGGGCTCGCGAGCAAGATGCAGAAGCGCATGATGCCCTTCGAAGCCCCTGCGCCCAAGATGATTGTTGACAATACAGGGAACAAGACCGCGCCTTTCGTTGATGCTACGGGCTCAAGGGCAGGCTCTCTTCTGGGGGACGTGAAGCACGACCCGCTCCAGAGCGGCGGACTAGGGACCCCGGCCCACCTTCGCGTGGAAAGCGGGGCCATACACAAAGCCAACAAAGGAGTTTTGTTCATAGATGAAATCGCGTCGCTCAAGCTCAACTGGCAGCAGGAACTTCTCACCGCGATGCAGGAGAAAAAATACTTCATCACAGGCCAGAGCGAGATGAGCTCCGGGGCTTTGGTGAAGACCGAGAACGTCCCGTGCGATTTCGTCCTTGTGGCGGCAGGGAACCTTCCGGACATGCAGCACATCCACC harbors:
- a CDS encoding ATP-binding protein, which produces MREFKTTEEIEVPEKLIGQVIGQEKAVEIIKKAARQKRNVLLIGSPGTGKSMLAQAMAEIMPLESLEDVFAYPNQLNENQPLIRPFPTYPDWNYLSKKPELKRYYNPLELTAIKKYTEEGKTSMLPPLMKDGLGRRMVLYHKPQQEEPQPQVSTNLLLSVAGAVLLAIILFSGLPDNTKWLIFAVAIGLGFLYLLSGLASKMQKRMMPFEAPAPKMIVDNTGNKTAPFVDATGSRAGSLLGDVKHDPLQSGGLGTPAHLRVESGAIHKANKGVLFIDEIASLKLNWQQELLTAMQEKKYFITGQSEMSSGALVKTENVPCDFVLVAAGNLPDMQHIHPALRSRIRGSGYEIYMEDSMEDNEANRDKLVQFVAQEVKRDGKIPHFTKEAVLELIEEGRRMSGRKGHLTMNLRELGGLMRAAGDVAREENAQYVLPEHVKKGKKTFSNIEFQLSKKIAEQKKEYQIFTNKGFEIGKVNGLAILGESMVGLVLPIVAEVTPSASRS